Genomic segment of Harmonia axyridis chromosome 6, icHarAxyr1.1, whole genome shotgun sequence:
ACGTTAagtttttgtactacaaatattttttttattgtataacGAATATatgttttgatatttttatggTTCTTTCACTGAATACTTATTTTCCTCAACCGTTCCTTGAACTtaatcaaaattttaaataaaacaaaaaggaAAACATATTTCAAGGTCAATTTAGATCTAGATGAACTTGAAAGTGTCAATGAGCAAATGTCATTTTAATTCTAATGTTTTCATAAATATTATGAACACACAGTATATAggatgagtctttgacttgtacatatattttaaccgaagattcctgaggtcaaaagaaacacttttttccattgccattttttctgattcggcccggttaaaaagatacaggctgttgaaaatcgatgaaaaaatgtaattttcggctatatctcgaaaatggttctataaaaaaaaatgattttcggaatatagcttttccttgactcaccctgtatagacgtAGATCTAAGATGTCCTTGAAATAGAAGTTTTCCTACATCCTTTTCACTGTATCATAAGTTGCCTACGCTTATCTGAACTGTCATGATATGACGTTTAATTGTAAATACAAATCAAAGATCAAATAAGTAATGAAACTCTCGACTCTCTTATTTTCGATATAGTATCATCTAATTCTACATAGTAACAACAGTTCGATCGAGTGTTCACTTTCACTTCCATTTGAACCAGAAGGTAAGATAGTAAGAATTAATGATACTAGCAAGGTGGACACCTAGTAAAaactattttattcaatttcacaaaacgaaaaatgttcaaattggcAAGTAGATATTTACCTGGGAGAGTTATACAAGGTGTAAGCGCTGTTTACTTCAAAGGTAATTTTTTTGAGGTTAAGAATAatgtttctttttgtttttgaaaagtTTATTTGAAAACTGGCAACAGCTGccaatttgaaatagaaaattgAACGTCATACGAGGGTTTCAACCCTCATATACCTATTTTACATGTTTACCCGCTTTTTTATTTTTGCTTGTTTATCTTTCGTTTATTTGAGATTGAATGTACTTTCAGGTTTATCGTTCTACAACAACGGTTTGAGAAATTCACACAGTTCAAGCGCCGAACATAAATTTGAAGGTATGGGTGTCACAGTTTTACCAGCTCTATCTGACAACTATATGTATTTGGTAAAAAAGTTTGTATTCGAAATGTTACCTCAAAAATAATCTGTAATAAATTCAGATCGTCGATGAAAACACCAGGCAAGCTGCAGTAGTTGACCCAGTGGAACCACAAAAGGTTTTAGATGCGGTTGCAAGACAAAATGTTAACctgacaaaaattttgacaACTCACCATCATTGGTAagtaatgaaatattgaaaaaaaatgaaataaattatgtaATACTAATACAGGGATCATGCTGGTGGAAATCAAGAACTTGTGAAGAGATCCAGAAACACTCTTCAGGTGTTTGGTGGTGACGACAGAATTGGAGCTCTAACTAACAAAGTACAGGATGGAGATTGCTTCAACATTGGTGATACAACAGTGGAATGTATTTACACACCTTGTCACACTAGCGGACACATTTGTTACCTTGTTAAAACTCCTTGTCAGGATCCTGTAGTTTTCACTGGTGAGTTTGACAAATTTCATCTTATTGGTTTGATTAAATTTTGATGTTGCTACTACTTATTTCTCATTCTGTTTTCAGGGGACACTCTATTCATTGCAGGCTGTGGCAGATTCTTCGAAGGCACAGCTGAGCAAATGTGCGTTTCTTTACTGGAAAAACTAGGAAAACTGCCGGGTAACACTAAAATCTTTTGCGGTCATGAATACACTTTACAAAATTTGAAGTTTGCTAACCATGTAGAGCCTAACAACCAAGAAATAATCAAGAAAATAGAATGGGCCTGCAATAAAAGAGAACGTGGTGAACCAACTGTAAGTGGTTTTCTGAATTGTCCAAAAaacgaatataattttttctaaattgaaggtaccCTCAACAATCTATGAAGAAAAACTGATAAATCCCTTCATGAGAGTAGGAGAGAGGACGGTACAGCATCACGCTTCCTGCTACGACCTTGTGGAGACTATGAGGACTATTCGAAGAGAAAAAGataattttaaatgaatgaAGTTATCCAtctcaaattgttattttttgtatagaaatcttgaaaataaattaattttagttgatcattttgAGAACATAAACTTATCCAATAGTCAAAGAAATTGTTTATACAAAAGTTATTAAGGTGTTCCTCAGGGCTCAGTTATAAGGTcacaaaaaaaactattttgcacctttttctttgtttttgaatgtttcttaagtgaaattttgaaaacttcgTTTATTTAAGCAAAATAAATTgtgtacaaattttttttacatttttttctgcGCTGCTATGAACTCAATTAACGTCCTGGTTGGTCTTCCTGTCATCCCTTTACCTAAATAAGGCATTGATGAGTCAGGTTGAGGACCCATTACACCTGCCATGTCTAGATGTAACCATTCAGTATTTTCGGGCACAAATTCTTTAAGAAATGCTGCTGCAGTACAGCTTCCGCCACCTCGTCCTTTTCCAATGTTATTAAGATCGTATGCGTCATTCTTAGCCACCTGATCCAGGTAATGTTTCCACAAGGGGAACCTCCAAACTCTGTCTCCTGTAGATGA
This window contains:
- the LOC123683313 gene encoding hydroxyacylglutathione hydrolase, mitochondrial isoform X1, yielding MFKLASRYLPGRVIQGVSAVYFKGLSFYNNGLRNSHSSSAEHKFEGMGVTVLPALSDNYMYLIVDENTRQAAVVDPVEPQKVLDAVARQNVNLTKILTTHHHWDHAGGNQELVKRSRNTLQVFGGDDRIGALTNKVQDGDCFNIGDTTVECIYTPCHTSGHICYLVKTPCQDPVVFTGDTLFIAGCGRFFEGTAEQMCVSLLEKLGKLPGNTKIFCGHEYTLQNLKFANHVEPNNQEIIKKIEWACNKRERGEPTVPSTIYEEKLINPFMRVGERTVQHHASCYDLVETMRTIRREKDNFK
- the LOC123683313 gene encoding hydroxyacylglutathione hydrolase, mitochondrial isoform X2; the protein is MGVTVLPALSDNYMYLIVDENTRQAAVVDPVEPQKVLDAVARQNVNLTKILTTHHHWDHAGGNQELVKRSRNTLQVFGGDDRIGALTNKVQDGDCFNIGDTTVECIYTPCHTSGHICYLVKTPCQDPVVFTGDTLFIAGCGRFFEGTAEQMCVSLLEKLGKLPGNTKIFCGHEYTLQNLKFANHVEPNNQEIIKKIEWACNKRERGEPTVPSTIYEEKLINPFMRVGERTVQHHASCYDLVETMRTIRREKDNFK